The Nostoc cf. commune SO-36 genomic sequence ACTTTCTAACATTTTGTTGAGAATGCGACTCAACTGATTACTAACGGGAGTTTTCAAGTATTGCTGCCAAACCCAAGTATCGTTGTTAGTATCATAGGAATCGAAAGGCGATCGCACTGTTAATAAATTAATACAAGTTGCACCCAAGCTGTAAATATCGCTGGCGAAAACAGCTCTACCTCTCATTTGCTCAGGGGCAACATATTCTGGACTACCAATACTTGTACCAGTTTGATTTAAGGCAGCGCCAGTGGCAGATTTAGCTGCACCAAAATCTACTAATACTAGTTTGCGTTGGGCATCGCTCTCACGAATAATATTTTCTGGTTTAATATCGCGGTGAATTACGTGTCTGGCATGGCAAAACTGCAAAACTGATAATAAATCGTTTAATAGTTGCCAGATTTGTGTTTCACTAAAAGCACCTTTATGTGCTAATTCCTGGGCTAAGTTTTGCCCGTCGATAAATTCTTGTACAAGATACTGCCGATTTTCTTGGGTAAAATATGCCAGTAGTTCGGGAATTTGCGGATGTTTCCCCAATTCATCTAACTGCACCGCTTCTTGATTAAATAACTCTACAGCTTTGGCAAGACTATTAGCGCCTTGGGATTGGGGATAAAATTGCTTAATTACGCAGCGTGGTTTTGAAGGTTTATCCTCATCCACAGCTAAGAAAGTTTTGCCAAAACCACCTTGTCCGATTGGTTTGATAGCACGGTAACGTTCTTTGAGGAGTAACTTAGAACCGCAAGTCCGGCAAAACTTGACATCAGTAGGATTTTCAGGCTTGGGACAATGGGGATTAAGGCAGTAGCTCATATAGGCGATCGCTCTTATATGTTCTTATTTTCTCTTGTCCCAGGCAAAAGGGGGTAATTAGCAGATTTTGGATTTTAAATTTTGGATTTGTGTCACGCAGAAGGGATAAAAACGTTTAGTGGAACATTAGTCTGGTATGAACCAAAAGAATCTAAAATCTAAAATAATCAAGTGCGATCGCTACACTTACACACTGCTAACTAGCCCATACCTTCTATAACTGGATGAAAGTAGAAGGCGAACCCCAATACTGTATAAGCAGCTAATAATAAAGTGCCTTCAAGCCAATTGGACTTACCATCAGAACTGATACTGTTTGCAATCAAGACTGATGCAACCACAGCTACTAATTCAAAGGGTTGGAAATCCAAATCCATTGGTTTACCTAATACCCGCCCTGCTATCACCAACACGGGGGCAACAAATAAGGCAATCTGCATACTTGATCCCACAGCTACCGAAAGGGAAAGATCCATCTTATTTTTCATCGCCACGGTGACTGCTGTGGCATGTTCAGCCGCGTTACCGACGATGGGAACCAATATCACCCCTGTAAACAGTGCCGTCAAACCTAGCTGAGATGTGGCCACTTCCAGAGAATCTACTAGCATTTCTGACTCAAGTGCCACTAGTAAGGTACATACTAGCAAGACACCAACCCACAACATCATATTTGGTTTCGCGTGAGGGGTTTCCTCTTCTTCTGTCTCCGCTACACCCACATCATAAAGATAGGAGTGGGTTTTCATTGAAAACAGCAGTGTTAGGGCATAAACCAGAATTAATACTACAGCAACAGCAATAGAAAGATTTTGCAGTGTTTCTTCGTTAATTCCTTGAGATGTGTAATTCATCGCCGTTGGCATCAAA encodes the following:
- the cax gene encoding calcium/proton exchanger, with the protein product MSTKNIILFVLLLFIPISVAAHFLEWGELIVFVTAGLAILPLAAWMGTATEEIAVVVGPSLGGLLNATFGNATELIIALVALNAGLIDVVKASITGSIISNLLLVMGFSMLLGGLRYKEQTFQPIVARVNADSMNLAVIAILMPTAMNYTSQGINEETLQNLSIAVAVVLILVYALTLLFSMKTHSYLYDVGVAETEEEETPHAKPNMMLWVGVLLVCTLLVALESEMLVDSLEVATSQLGLTALFTGVILVPIVGNAAEHATAVTVAMKNKMDLSLSVAVGSSMQIALFVAPVLVIAGRVLGKPMDLDFQPFELVAVVASVLIANSISSDGKSNWLEGTLLLAAYTVLGFAFYFHPVIEGMG
- a CDS encoding serine/threonine-protein kinase, giving the protein MSYCLNPHCPKPENPTDVKFCRTCGSKLLLKERYRAIKPIGQGGFGKTFLAVDEDKPSKPRCVIKQFYPQSQGANSLAKAVELFNQEAVQLDELGKHPQIPELLAYFTQENRQYLVQEFIDGQNLAQELAHKGAFSETQIWQLLNDLLSVLQFCHARHVIHRDIKPENIIRESDAQRKLVLVDFGAAKSATGAALNQTGTSIGSPEYVAPEQMRGRAVFASDIYSLGATCINLLTVRSPFDSYDTNNDTWVWQQYLKTPVSNQLSRILNKMLESIPIRRYQTVDEVLKDLNQQSQVAATSAIAAKPLPQSPAKSPPTFVSPSPSQIDLELEQMKTQFLGSNKPQPNKIQPPIPTSGPSSTNEIDQELEELKAKYLGNNNS